A stretch of Myxocyprinus asiaticus isolate MX2 ecotype Aquarium Trade chromosome 42, UBuf_Myxa_2, whole genome shotgun sequence DNA encodes these proteins:
- the LOC127432704 gene encoding histone-lysine N-methyltransferase NSD3-like isoform X2 — protein sequence MDFSFSFMQGIMGNTIQQPPQLIDSANIRQDDVYEAISDPGDDGGQQNYDSPLESGFSYPAEDLPVITNGYPAGVGTYEQQAKFALYSQFPNGSANGYGAIRNYGDHGLLLGEGTVLRPPVVQEKPLTHISPPTHTHHHHQPHNPHHLHPHNSPLLPHHHHPPPASHIMPPVLPPPPPLLLPSSPPLLSPQDSTVSNPITQATTTPKKTSSPEIKIKIIKTYQNGRELFESSLCGDLLQEVQAGEASRRRHEQKKEKRKSRSRHSIIKEQESQQPCRGVEERSGIVHSSTQPSECHVVFREEQPTEVSPKEESKEQRNEKHCPSVITSTGFCQKYEIGDLVWAKVGTYPWWPCMVSSDPQSKVHTRINTRGNREYHVQFFGSVPERAWIHEKRTRVYQGESQFDELQAETLRKTTNPTERQKLLKPQSQKERAQWEVGMGHAEAALLMTREERNENYTFIYIDKEPSVETADTVTSPRATGKTRPERKQRRSKGSAGAKEELPPRRQQPRRQCSINSGGEPPSPNEEEDDMDHCHKKQPQSSPEPDPQPQQPSPPPIRTPWKTAAARKLLPLSITMKKLNVEIIKCDWQLPKQKVDLPKKVESEERLGDRVQSPEGSSDKAEAETGSSEEERAVSPLGWSDQESAEHALSKEQSSEPLERKQQRRSVRSRSESEKSVEPVPKKKVKKEQAETAPQMDFKTGSQKGASEISDSCKPLKKRSRASTDVEMACSLYRDTSDSDSRGLNDPQTGFGKRSDSPATVDADGSDAQSVDSSLSRQGGSSSKKDTVCHICETFGDSLVSCEGECNRLFHPECMGSNSGKEGELMCNECKTGSHPCFSCKVTGGDVKRCSVNGCGRFYHDACARKHPGTTDNRGLRCPQHSCATCCLDKDLLKASKGRMMRCIRCPMAFHTGDSCVAAGSVLITPHIIICSNHSSSRKNGHFSSPVNVGWCFICARATKKNIGKGGRLLCCEACPASFHPECLNMEMPEGTWLCGECRAGKKPHYKQIVWVKLGNYRWWPAEICNPRLVPSNIQSLKHDIGDFPVFFFGSHDYYWINQGRVFPYVESDKNFAEGQVGINKTFKKALEEAAKRFQELKAQRETKEALEQERNSRRPPPYKLIKSNKPVGKVQVHVADLSEIPRCNCKPTDERPCSQDSQCLNRMLQYECHPQVCPAGDRCHNQCFSKRLYTDTEVIKTSGRGWGLKTKQDLKKGDFVMEYVGELIDSEECKQRIRNANENHVTNFYMLTLTKDRVIDAGPKGNVSRFMNHSCSPNCETQKWTVNGDVRIGLFTLCDIAADTELTFNYNLDCLGNGRTSCHCGAENCSGFLGVKPKSAVVMEREEKVRNAKLKPKKRKLKTESKQTHEYFCYCCGEGGELVICDKKDCPKAYHLLCLNLTKPPYGRWECPWHQCSVCQRAATSFCHFCPASFCREHERGQLAVSALDNRPCCSNHDPQKPLGPQANPKQVTIKREPLKPKEAEEEGHGDGEEEDEEEDEEGGERVTGPKH from the exons ATGGATTTCTCCTTCTCTTTCATGCAAGGGATCATGGGAAACACAATTCAGCAACCCCCTCAGCTTATTGACTCAGCCAACATCAGACAGGACGATGTCTATGAAGCTATCAGTGACCCaggagatgatggaggacagCAAAACTATGACTCCCCCTTGGAGTCAGGCTTTTCCTACCCTGCTGAAGACCTCCCAGTTATTACAAACGGTTACCCGGCAGGCGTAGGTACTTATGAGCAACAGGCTAAATTTGCCTTGTACTCTCAGTTCCCCAATGGCTCAGCTAATGGATATGGAGCTATTCGAAACTATGGGGATCATGGTTTGCTGCTTGGTGAGGGCACGGTATTGAGACCACCGGTGGTCCAGGAGAAGCCTCTGACCCATATCTCACCTCCAACACATACCCACCATCACCACCAGCCCCATAATCCTCACCATCTCCACCCGCACAACTCACCGCTGTTACCTCACCACCATCACCCGCCTCCTGCTTCCCACATTATGCCTCCAGTCTTACCACCACCCCCTCCCTTGCTCCTGccttcttctcctcctctccTGTCACCTCAAGACAGCACCGTCTCCAACCCCATCACACAAGCCACCACCACTCCCAAAAAGACCAGCTCCCCCGAGATCAAGATAAAGATCATTAAGACGTACCAGAACGGCAGGGAACTGTTCGAGTCATCATTGTGCGGGGACCTGCTGCAAGAAGTTCAGGCTGGTGAGGCTTCCAGAAGAAGACATGAACAGAAAAAGGAGAAGAGGAAAAGTAGAAGCAGACATAGTATTATAAAAGAACAGGAGAGCCAGCAGCCATGCAGAGGTGTGGAGGAAAGGTCTGGGATAGTCCATAGCTCTACACAGCCCAGCGAATGTCATGTTGTATTCAGAGAAGAACAACCTACTGAAGTAAGCCCCAAAGAAGAATCTAAGGAACAGCGA AATGAAAAGCACTGTCCTTCAGTCATCACTAGCACTGGCTTTTGTCAAAAGTATGAGATTGGTGACCTGGTGTGGGCTAAGGTTGGAACTTATCCTTGGTGGCCTTGCATGGTATCATCAGACCCTCAGTCAAAAGTTCACACACGCATCAATACAAGAG GTAACAGGGAATACCATGTGCAATTCTTTGGGAGTGTTCCTGAGAGGGCCTGGATCCATGAGAAAAGAACCAGGGTGTACCAAGGTGAGAGTCAGTTTGATGAGTTGCAAGCAGAGACACTCCGGAAGACAACTAACCCAACAGAGAGACAAAAG CTACTTAAGCCTCAGTCTCAAAAGGAGCGTGCCCAGTGGGAAGTTGGCATGGGCCATGCGGAGGCAGCCTTGCTGATGACACGAGAAGAACGCAATGAGAACTACACCTTCATCTACATTGACAAGGAACCCAGTGTTGAGACTGCTGACACTGTGACCTCACCTAGGGCAACTGGCAAAACCCGTCCAGAACGTAAACAGAGACGTTCTAAAGGCAGTGCCGGAGCAAAAGAGGAGCTCCCACCTCGTCGGCAACAGCCACGGAGACAGTGCAGCATCAATAGTGGTGGGGAACCACCATCTCCCAATGAGGAAGAGGACGATATGGACCATTGTCACAAAAAACAACCCCAAAGCTCCCCAGAACCAGACCCCCAACCCCAGCAACCCTCCCCACCTCCAATTAGGACACCCTGGAAGACCGCCGCAGCTCGCAAGCTTCTCCCACTCTCCATTACTATGAAGAAACTTAACGTAGAGATCATCAAATGCGACTGGCAGCTCCCGAAGCAAAAGGTTGACCTGCCTAAAAAAGTAGAAAGTGAGGAGAGGCTTGGTGATCGTGTTCAGTCACCAGAG GGCTCCAGTGATAAGGCTGAGGCCGAGACAGGTTCCAGTGAAGAGGAACGAGCTGTATCTCCCTTAGGCTGGAGTGACCAGGAGAGCGCAGAGCATGCATTGTCGAAAGAGCAGTCCTCAG AGCCTCTAGAGAGAAAACAGCAGCGTAGATCTGTGCGAAGCCGTTCTGAGTCTGAGAAAAGTGTGGAACCAGTGCCAAAAAAGAAAGTGAAGAAAGAACAG GCGGAAACAGCACCTCAAATGGATTTCAAAACAGGGTCGCAAAAAG GAGCCAGTGAGATCTCAGACTCGTGTAAACCACTAAAGAAACGCAGCAGAGCATCTACCGATGTGGAGATGGCCTGTTCCCTGTACAGAGACACATCTGACTCAGACTCCAGAGGCCTCAATGACCCTCAG ACTGGCTTCGGGAAGCGATCGGACAGTCCTGCTACGGTAGATGCTGATGGATCTGATGCCCAGTCAGTGGACTCCAGCCTATCCCGTCAGGGAGGAAGTTCCTCAAAAAAGGATACAGTCTGTCAT ATCTGTGAAACTTTCGGGGATTCGTTGGTGAGCTGTGAAGGGGAGTGTAACAGGCTGTTTCACCCAGAGTGTATGGGATCCAACAGTGGCAAAGAGGGGGAACTCATGTGTAATGAGTGTAAGACAG GTTCCCACCCTTGCTTTTCCTGCAAGGTCACAGGAGGTGATGTGAAGCGGTGCTCTGTAAATGGATGTGGCCGCTTCTACCATGATGCATGTGCCCGTAAGCATCCTGGCACCACAGATAATAGAGGTCTCCGCTGCCCCCAGCACAGTTGTGCCACATGCTGTCTTGACAAGGACCTTCTCAAAGCTAGCAAAG GTCGCATGATGCGTTGTATTCGGTGTCCGATGGCATTCCACACAGGAGACAGCTGTGTGGCGGCTGGCAGTGTGTTGATAACACCTCACATCATCATATGTAGCAATCACTCCAGTTCCCGGAAGAACGGACACTTCTCCTCACCTGTGAACGTAGGCTGGTGTTTCATCTGTGCCCGAG CTACCAAAAAGAATATTGGGAAAG GAGGAAGACTGTTGTGTTGCGAGGCCTGCCCCGCCTCGTTCCACCCCGAGTGTTTGAACATGGAGATGCCGGAGGGGACATGGCTGTGTGGGGAATGCCGAGCAGGCAAGAAACCCCATTATAAGCAGATAGTCTGGGTCAAGCTGGGCAACTACAG ATGGTGGCCTGCTGAGATATGCAACCCTCGCCTGGTTCCCTCCAACATCCAGAGCCTGAAGCATGACATTGGTGACTTTCCAGTCTTTTTCTTTGGATCCCATGACTATTACTGGATTAACCAGGGAAGAGTTTTCCCATATGTTGAGAGTGATAAGAACTTTGCAGAGGGGCAAGTTGGCATCAATAAGACCTTCAAGAAAG CGCTTGAGGAGGCAGCAAAACGATTCCAGGAGCTAAAAGCACAGCGAGAAACTAAGGAGGCCCTCGAACAGGAACGCAACTCTCGCAGACCCCCACCATACAAACTTATCAAG TCCAATAAGCCAGTTGGGAAGGTGCAGGTGCATGTCGCTGACCTGTCCGAGATCCCGCGCTGCAACTGCAAACCCACAGATGAGCGGCCATGTAGCCAGGACTCTCAGTGCTTAAACCGCATGCTGCAGTACGAGTGCCACCCACAGGTCTGTCCCGCTGGTGACCGCTGCCACAACCAATGCTTCTCCAAACGCCTCTATACCGACACTGAAGTGATAAAGACCAGTGGCCGAGGATGGGGTCTAAAGACCAAGCAGGACCTCAAGAAG GGGGATTTTGTTATGGAGTATGTTGGTGAACTGATCGACTCAGAGGAATGCAAGCAACGAATAAGAAATGCCAATGAGAACCATGTGACTAACTTTTACATGCTGACACTTACTAAG GACCGTGTGATAGATGCAGGACCCAAAGGGAACGTGTCACGCTTTATGAACCACAGCTGCAGTCCAAACTGTGAGACTCAGAAGTGGACTGTGAACGGGGACGTGCGAATCGGGCTTTTCACCTTGTGTGATATTGCTGCTG ACACAGAACTGACCTTTAATTACAACTTGGACTGTCTGGGTAACGGGAGGACATCGTGCCATTGTGGAGCTGAGAACTGCAGTGGTTTTCTTGGAGTTAAGCCCAAG AGTGCAGTGGTTATGGAAAGGGAAGAGAAGGTGCGCAATGCTAAACTCAAGCCGAAAAAGCGCAAACTGAAGACGGAGAGCAAACAGACCCATGAATATTTCTGCTACTGCTGTGGAGAGGGAGGAGAACTGGTCATTTGTGACAAAAAAGATTGCCCAAAGGCCTACCATCTCCTCTGCCTCAACCTGACTAAACCTCCATACG GGCGATGGGAATGCCCCTGGCACCAGTGCAGCGTGTGCCAGCGCGCCGCCACCTCATTCTGCCACTTCTGCCCTGCCTCGTTCTGCCGAGAGCACGAgagaggacagctggcagtgtcTGCCCTAGACAACCGGCCCTGCTGCTCAAACCATGACCCCCAGAAACCCTTAGGGCCCCAGGCTAACCCTAAACAGGTCACTATAAAGAGGGAACCACTCAAACCGAAGGAAGCTGAAGAGGAAGGACATGGAGATGGGGAGGAAGAAGATGAGGAAGAGGACgaggaggggggagagagagtgactgGGCCAAAGCACTGA
- the LOC127432704 gene encoding histone-lysine N-methyltransferase NSD3-like isoform X1 yields the protein MDFSFSFMQGIMGNTIQQPPQLIDSANIRQDDVYEAISDPGDDGGQQNYDSPLESGFSYPAEDLPVITNGYPAGVGTYEQQAKFALYSQFPNGSANGYGAIRNYGDHGLLLGEGTVLRPPVVQEKPLTHISPPTHTHHHHQPHNPHHLHPHNSPLLPHHHHPPPASHIMPPVLPPPPPLLLPSSPPLLSPQDSTVSNPITQATTTPKKTSSPEIKIKIIKTYQNGRELFESSLCGDLLQEVQAGEASRRRHEQKKEKRKSRSRHSIIKEQESQQPCRGVEERSGIVHSSTQPSECHVVFREEQPTEVSPKEESKEQRNEKHCPSVITSTGFCQKYEIGDLVWAKVGTYPWWPCMVSSDPQSKVHTRINTRGNREYHVQFFGSVPERAWIHEKRTRVYQGESQFDELQAETLRKTTNPTERQKLLKPQSQKERAQWEVGMGHAEAALLMTREERNENYTFIYIDKEPSVETADTVTSPRATGKTRPERKQRRSKGSAGAKEELPPRRQQPRRQCSINSGGEPPSPNEEEDDMDHCHKKQPQSSPEPDPQPQQPSPPPIRTPWKTAAARKLLPLSITMKKLNVEIIKCDWQLPKQKVDLPKKVESEERLGDRVQSPEGSSDKAEAETGSSEEERAVSPLGWSDQESAEHALSKEQSSEPLERKQQRRSVRSRSESEKSVEPVPKKKVKKEQAETAPQMDFKTGSQKGASEISDSCKPLKKRSRASTDVEMACSLYRDTSDSDSRGLNDPQTGFGKRSDSPATVDADGSDAQSVDSSLSRQGGSSSKKDTVCHICETFGDSLVSCEGECNRLFHPECMGSNSGKEGELMCNECKTGSHPCFSCKVTGGDVKRCSVNGCGRFYHDACARKHPGTTDNRGLRCPQHSCATCCLDKDLLKASKGRMMRCIRCPMAFHTGDSCVAAGSVLITPHIIICSNHSSSRKNGHFSSPVNVGWCFICARGLLVHDHTDTILSSYTFKSHYLLTESNRAELMKLPMIPSSSSATKKNIGKGGRLLCCEACPASFHPECLNMEMPEGTWLCGECRAGKKPHYKQIVWVKLGNYRWWPAEICNPRLVPSNIQSLKHDIGDFPVFFFGSHDYYWINQGRVFPYVESDKNFAEGQVGINKTFKKALEEAAKRFQELKAQRETKEALEQERNSRRPPPYKLIKSNKPVGKVQVHVADLSEIPRCNCKPTDERPCSQDSQCLNRMLQYECHPQVCPAGDRCHNQCFSKRLYTDTEVIKTSGRGWGLKTKQDLKKGDFVMEYVGELIDSEECKQRIRNANENHVTNFYMLTLTKDRVIDAGPKGNVSRFMNHSCSPNCETQKWTVNGDVRIGLFTLCDIAADTELTFNYNLDCLGNGRTSCHCGAENCSGFLGVKPKSAVVMEREEKVRNAKLKPKKRKLKTESKQTHEYFCYCCGEGGELVICDKKDCPKAYHLLCLNLTKPPYGRWECPWHQCSVCQRAATSFCHFCPASFCREHERGQLAVSALDNRPCCSNHDPQKPLGPQANPKQVTIKREPLKPKEAEEEGHGDGEEEDEEEDEEGGERVTGPKH from the exons ATGGATTTCTCCTTCTCTTTCATGCAAGGGATCATGGGAAACACAATTCAGCAACCCCCTCAGCTTATTGACTCAGCCAACATCAGACAGGACGATGTCTATGAAGCTATCAGTGACCCaggagatgatggaggacagCAAAACTATGACTCCCCCTTGGAGTCAGGCTTTTCCTACCCTGCTGAAGACCTCCCAGTTATTACAAACGGTTACCCGGCAGGCGTAGGTACTTATGAGCAACAGGCTAAATTTGCCTTGTACTCTCAGTTCCCCAATGGCTCAGCTAATGGATATGGAGCTATTCGAAACTATGGGGATCATGGTTTGCTGCTTGGTGAGGGCACGGTATTGAGACCACCGGTGGTCCAGGAGAAGCCTCTGACCCATATCTCACCTCCAACACATACCCACCATCACCACCAGCCCCATAATCCTCACCATCTCCACCCGCACAACTCACCGCTGTTACCTCACCACCATCACCCGCCTCCTGCTTCCCACATTATGCCTCCAGTCTTACCACCACCCCCTCCCTTGCTCCTGccttcttctcctcctctccTGTCACCTCAAGACAGCACCGTCTCCAACCCCATCACACAAGCCACCACCACTCCCAAAAAGACCAGCTCCCCCGAGATCAAGATAAAGATCATTAAGACGTACCAGAACGGCAGGGAACTGTTCGAGTCATCATTGTGCGGGGACCTGCTGCAAGAAGTTCAGGCTGGTGAGGCTTCCAGAAGAAGACATGAACAGAAAAAGGAGAAGAGGAAAAGTAGAAGCAGACATAGTATTATAAAAGAACAGGAGAGCCAGCAGCCATGCAGAGGTGTGGAGGAAAGGTCTGGGATAGTCCATAGCTCTACACAGCCCAGCGAATGTCATGTTGTATTCAGAGAAGAACAACCTACTGAAGTAAGCCCCAAAGAAGAATCTAAGGAACAGCGA AATGAAAAGCACTGTCCTTCAGTCATCACTAGCACTGGCTTTTGTCAAAAGTATGAGATTGGTGACCTGGTGTGGGCTAAGGTTGGAACTTATCCTTGGTGGCCTTGCATGGTATCATCAGACCCTCAGTCAAAAGTTCACACACGCATCAATACAAGAG GTAACAGGGAATACCATGTGCAATTCTTTGGGAGTGTTCCTGAGAGGGCCTGGATCCATGAGAAAAGAACCAGGGTGTACCAAGGTGAGAGTCAGTTTGATGAGTTGCAAGCAGAGACACTCCGGAAGACAACTAACCCAACAGAGAGACAAAAG CTACTTAAGCCTCAGTCTCAAAAGGAGCGTGCCCAGTGGGAAGTTGGCATGGGCCATGCGGAGGCAGCCTTGCTGATGACACGAGAAGAACGCAATGAGAACTACACCTTCATCTACATTGACAAGGAACCCAGTGTTGAGACTGCTGACACTGTGACCTCACCTAGGGCAACTGGCAAAACCCGTCCAGAACGTAAACAGAGACGTTCTAAAGGCAGTGCCGGAGCAAAAGAGGAGCTCCCACCTCGTCGGCAACAGCCACGGAGACAGTGCAGCATCAATAGTGGTGGGGAACCACCATCTCCCAATGAGGAAGAGGACGATATGGACCATTGTCACAAAAAACAACCCCAAAGCTCCCCAGAACCAGACCCCCAACCCCAGCAACCCTCCCCACCTCCAATTAGGACACCCTGGAAGACCGCCGCAGCTCGCAAGCTTCTCCCACTCTCCATTACTATGAAGAAACTTAACGTAGAGATCATCAAATGCGACTGGCAGCTCCCGAAGCAAAAGGTTGACCTGCCTAAAAAAGTAGAAAGTGAGGAGAGGCTTGGTGATCGTGTTCAGTCACCAGAG GGCTCCAGTGATAAGGCTGAGGCCGAGACAGGTTCCAGTGAAGAGGAACGAGCTGTATCTCCCTTAGGCTGGAGTGACCAGGAGAGCGCAGAGCATGCATTGTCGAAAGAGCAGTCCTCAG AGCCTCTAGAGAGAAAACAGCAGCGTAGATCTGTGCGAAGCCGTTCTGAGTCTGAGAAAAGTGTGGAACCAGTGCCAAAAAAGAAAGTGAAGAAAGAACAG GCGGAAACAGCACCTCAAATGGATTTCAAAACAGGGTCGCAAAAAG GAGCCAGTGAGATCTCAGACTCGTGTAAACCACTAAAGAAACGCAGCAGAGCATCTACCGATGTGGAGATGGCCTGTTCCCTGTACAGAGACACATCTGACTCAGACTCCAGAGGCCTCAATGACCCTCAG ACTGGCTTCGGGAAGCGATCGGACAGTCCTGCTACGGTAGATGCTGATGGATCTGATGCCCAGTCAGTGGACTCCAGCCTATCCCGTCAGGGAGGAAGTTCCTCAAAAAAGGATACAGTCTGTCAT ATCTGTGAAACTTTCGGGGATTCGTTGGTGAGCTGTGAAGGGGAGTGTAACAGGCTGTTTCACCCAGAGTGTATGGGATCCAACAGTGGCAAAGAGGGGGAACTCATGTGTAATGAGTGTAAGACAG GTTCCCACCCTTGCTTTTCCTGCAAGGTCACAGGAGGTGATGTGAAGCGGTGCTCTGTAAATGGATGTGGCCGCTTCTACCATGATGCATGTGCCCGTAAGCATCCTGGCACCACAGATAATAGAGGTCTCCGCTGCCCCCAGCACAGTTGTGCCACATGCTGTCTTGACAAGGACCTTCTCAAAGCTAGCAAAG GTCGCATGATGCGTTGTATTCGGTGTCCGATGGCATTCCACACAGGAGACAGCTGTGTGGCGGCTGGCAGTGTGTTGATAACACCTCACATCATCATATGTAGCAATCACTCCAGTTCCCGGAAGAACGGACACTTCTCCTCACCTGTGAACGTAGGCTGGTGTTTCATCTGTGCCCGAG GGCTTTTAGTGCACGACCATACTGACACCATATTAAGTTCATATACCTTTAAGTCGCACTACCTTCTGACTGAGTCAAATCGTGCTGAGTTGATGAAATTACCTATGATTCCTTCTTCTTCGTCAGCTACCAAAAAGAATATTGGGAAAG GAGGAAGACTGTTGTGTTGCGAGGCCTGCCCCGCCTCGTTCCACCCCGAGTGTTTGAACATGGAGATGCCGGAGGGGACATGGCTGTGTGGGGAATGCCGAGCAGGCAAGAAACCCCATTATAAGCAGATAGTCTGGGTCAAGCTGGGCAACTACAG ATGGTGGCCTGCTGAGATATGCAACCCTCGCCTGGTTCCCTCCAACATCCAGAGCCTGAAGCATGACATTGGTGACTTTCCAGTCTTTTTCTTTGGATCCCATGACTATTACTGGATTAACCAGGGAAGAGTTTTCCCATATGTTGAGAGTGATAAGAACTTTGCAGAGGGGCAAGTTGGCATCAATAAGACCTTCAAGAAAG CGCTTGAGGAGGCAGCAAAACGATTCCAGGAGCTAAAAGCACAGCGAGAAACTAAGGAGGCCCTCGAACAGGAACGCAACTCTCGCAGACCCCCACCATACAAACTTATCAAG TCCAATAAGCCAGTTGGGAAGGTGCAGGTGCATGTCGCTGACCTGTCCGAGATCCCGCGCTGCAACTGCAAACCCACAGATGAGCGGCCATGTAGCCAGGACTCTCAGTGCTTAAACCGCATGCTGCAGTACGAGTGCCACCCACAGGTCTGTCCCGCTGGTGACCGCTGCCACAACCAATGCTTCTCCAAACGCCTCTATACCGACACTGAAGTGATAAAGACCAGTGGCCGAGGATGGGGTCTAAAGACCAAGCAGGACCTCAAGAAG GGGGATTTTGTTATGGAGTATGTTGGTGAACTGATCGACTCAGAGGAATGCAAGCAACGAATAAGAAATGCCAATGAGAACCATGTGACTAACTTTTACATGCTGACACTTACTAAG GACCGTGTGATAGATGCAGGACCCAAAGGGAACGTGTCACGCTTTATGAACCACAGCTGCAGTCCAAACTGTGAGACTCAGAAGTGGACTGTGAACGGGGACGTGCGAATCGGGCTTTTCACCTTGTGTGATATTGCTGCTG ACACAGAACTGACCTTTAATTACAACTTGGACTGTCTGGGTAACGGGAGGACATCGTGCCATTGTGGAGCTGAGAACTGCAGTGGTTTTCTTGGAGTTAAGCCCAAG AGTGCAGTGGTTATGGAAAGGGAAGAGAAGGTGCGCAATGCTAAACTCAAGCCGAAAAAGCGCAAACTGAAGACGGAGAGCAAACAGACCCATGAATATTTCTGCTACTGCTGTGGAGAGGGAGGAGAACTGGTCATTTGTGACAAAAAAGATTGCCCAAAGGCCTACCATCTCCTCTGCCTCAACCTGACTAAACCTCCATACG GGCGATGGGAATGCCCCTGGCACCAGTGCAGCGTGTGCCAGCGCGCCGCCACCTCATTCTGCCACTTCTGCCCTGCCTCGTTCTGCCGAGAGCACGAgagaggacagctggcagtgtcTGCCCTAGACAACCGGCCCTGCTGCTCAAACCATGACCCCCAGAAACCCTTAGGGCCCCAGGCTAACCCTAAACAGGTCACTATAAAGAGGGAACCACTCAAACCGAAGGAAGCTGAAGAGGAAGGACATGGAGATGGGGAGGAAGAAGATGAGGAAGAGGACgaggaggggggagagagagtgactgGGCCAAAGCACTGA